One Phaseolus vulgaris cultivar G19833 chromosome 2, P. vulgaris v2.0, whole genome shotgun sequence DNA window includes the following coding sequences:
- the LOC137809051 gene encoding uncharacterized protein, translating into MALIITARRMRMYFQNHRIIVRTNYPIVKILTKPDLAGRMIGWTIELSEFHIQYQPRGAIKSQALADFAAELTTSSAETEHSSWILYVDGSSNERSCGAGVVLEGPGEIVIEQALKFDFKASNNQAEYEAILAGLRLAQELEITKLICKSDSRLVIGQLNDEYEVRESFLQRYYHLVKQSMSTFSEISMQHVRRDHNTRADALSRLATTKCKGMHRSVIHVTLARPSIDLQECLTTDTESTWITPIKQYLLDGTCSPLGEKTMKLQAARFVLIGDDLYRRGYTQPLLKCLTPDQASYVIKELHEGICGTHSGARTMAAKVFRAGGYYWPTVQGDCTNFVQKCLKCQEFGTLSHQKPEELHFMLSPWPFV; encoded by the coding sequence ATGGCCCTCATCATTACCGCCCGACGAATGCGTATGTATTTTCAGAATCATCGGATTATTGTTCGGACAAATTACCCTATTGTAAAGATCCTCACTAAACCAGATTTAGCCGGACGAATGATCGGTTGGACGATCGAACTATCCGAATTCCATATTCAGTACCAACCACGCGGAGCGATCAAGTCGCAAGCTCTCGCCGACTTCGCAGCTGAACTCACTACTTCTTCAGCCGAGACCGAACATTCATCATGGATCTTATATGTTGATGGCTCCTCGAACGAGAGGTCGTGCGGCGCTGGAGTTGTTTTGGAAGGCCCCGGCGAGATTGTCATCGAGCAAGCCCTCAAATTCGACTTCAAAGCTTCAAACAACcaggccgaatatgaagccatATTAGCCGGTCTACGTCTCGCTCAAGAATTagaaatcactaagttaatttGCAAAAGTGATTCCCGGCTTGTCATCGGTCAGCTTAACGACGAATATGAAGTCCGAGAAAGCTTTTTACAGCGATACTATCACTTAGTCAAACAGTCGATGAGCACCTTTTCTGAAATTTCTATGCAGCACGTTCGACGCGATCACAATACCCGCGCGGACGCCTTGTCCCGGTTAGCAACCACGAAGTGTAAAGGAATGCATCGGTCGGTCATCCATGTTACGCTTGCACGCCCAAGCATCGACCTACAGGAATGCCTGACGACCGACACGGAATCTACTTGGATTACCCCAATCAAGCAATATTTACTCGACGGCACATGTAGTCCTCTCGGCGAAAAAACCATGAAGCTGCAGGCCGCCCGTTTTGTCTTAATCGGCGACGACCTTTATCGCCGAGGTTATACCCAACCACTCCTTAAATGTTTGACACCAGACCAAGCTTCCTATGTCATCAAAGAGTTGCACGAAGGAATTTGCGGAACTCACTCCGGCGCACGGACAATGGCTGCCAAAGTATTCCGGGCTGGtggatactactggccgaccgtccaaggtgactgcaccaatttcgtacaaaaatgtcttaaatgccaagagtttggcaCTTTGTCCCATCAAAAGCCTGAGGAACTCCATTTTATGTTATCACCTTGGCCGTTCGTCTAA